One window of Gemmatimonadota bacterium genomic DNA carries:
- the lpdA gene encoding dihydrolipoyl dehydrogenase encodes MAETHKTDLLVIGGGPGGYTAAFRAADLGLQVTLVNADDNLGGTCLLRGCIPSKALLHVAELITEASEARTYGLTFGAPKIDLDALRGWKDNIITRLSTGLSGLVRQRKVTHLTGYAQFENSQSASITGDGDIDRVEFEHAIIATGSRPIILPIFALDTPRILDSTTALDLDEIPKSLLVVGGGIIGLELGSVYAALGSAVTVVEMTDTLLPGTDPDLVKPLETRLRQAFSAIHTSTRVTHIEEVNTGIEVHWEGEESKTSEIFDRVLLCIGRRPNTDNIGLENTDIVPNDQGFIEVDSQMRTNDPRLFAIGDAVPGPGLAHKAAHEGKIAAEVLASEPASFDALIPSVVYTDPEIAWVGLTETDALKQDRKVAIVRFPWAASGKAHAIGRIEGQTKLIVDPYTQRVLGMGIVGPHAGDLIAEGVLAIEMAAVAEDIAHTIHPHPSLAESIGIASEIHLGSATDVYMPKK; translated from the coding sequence ATGGCCGAAACGCACAAAACCGATCTCCTCGTAATCGGCGGCGGTCCCGGCGGATATACAGCGGCCTTTCGCGCTGCTGATCTGGGCCTGCAAGTCACCCTCGTCAATGCCGACGACAACCTCGGTGGCACCTGTTTATTGCGCGGATGCATCCCATCCAAAGCCCTGCTCCACGTTGCCGAACTCATCACCGAAGCCAGTGAAGCCAGAACATATGGCCTCACCTTTGGCGCCCCCAAAATCGATCTGGACGCCCTGCGAGGCTGGAAAGACAACATCATCACCCGCCTCTCGACTGGCCTGTCTGGCCTGGTGCGCCAGCGCAAAGTCACCCATCTGACGGGCTACGCGCAATTTGAGAATTCTCAAAGCGCGTCCATCACAGGTGATGGGGATATCGACCGCGTCGAATTTGAACACGCCATCATCGCCACGGGCTCACGCCCTATTATCCTCCCAATTTTTGCGCTCGACACACCGCGCATCCTGGACTCGACAACAGCACTCGATCTCGACGAAATACCCAAAAGCCTTCTCGTCGTTGGCGGAGGCATCATCGGCCTCGAACTCGGCAGTGTCTATGCCGCATTGGGAAGTGCCGTCACAGTCGTCGAAATGACCGACACCCTCTTGCCCGGCACCGACCCCGACCTCGTCAAACCCCTCGAAACCCGATTGCGTCAGGCATTCAGCGCCATACACACCAGCACGCGCGTCACGCATATCGAAGAAGTCAATACCGGTATTGAAGTACACTGGGAAGGCGAAGAATCGAAAACATCTGAAATATTCGACCGCGTACTCCTCTGCATTGGCCGACGCCCAAATACAGATAATATCGGCCTTGAAAACACGGACATTGTACCCAACGATCAGGGATTCATCGAAGTCGATTCACAAATGCGTACAAACGACCCTCGCCTCTTTGCAATCGGCGACGCCGTTCCGGGCCCCGGCCTCGCTCACAAAGCCGCACACGAAGGCAAAATCGCCGCCGAAGTTCTCGCCAGCGAACCCGCGTCTTTTGACGCACTCATACCCTCTGTCGTGTACACCGATCCCGAAATTGCATGGGTGGGCCTGACCGAAACCGACGCTCTCAAACAAGACCGAAAAGTCGCTATCGTGCGCTTCCCCTGGGCCGCCTCTGGCAAAGCGCATGCCATTGGACGCATCGAAGGCCAGACCAAGCTCATTGTCGATCCCTATACCCAGCGCGTACTCGGCATGGGCATCGTGGGACCCCATGCGGGCGACCTCATCGCCGAAGGCGTACTCGCCATTGAAATGGCTGCCGTTGCCGAAGACATTGCCCACACCATTCACCCGCACCCCTCGCTTGCCGAATCCATCGGCATCGCCTCAGAAATCCACCTCGGCTCCGCGACCGACGTGTACATGCCCAAAAAATAG
- the ilvD gene encoding dihydroxy-acid dehydratase, with protein sequence MAKLNKYSSQITQRKSQGGSQAMLYATGLTRADMDKAQVGIASVWYEGNPCNMHLNDLAAEAKKGVTEAGCVGMRFNTIGVSDGISMGTDGMSFSLQSRDLIADSIETLMGAQWYDGLIALPGCDKNMPGVVMAMGRLNRPALMIYGGTIKPGCATIRGEERKLDIISAFQSYGEFLTDSLSDAERQEIVEHACPGAGACGGMYTANTMASAIECMGLSLPYSSCTPAEDPDKHAECIHAGHAVRALLEADLKPRDIVTKQSFLNAIRLAVVTGGSTNIVLHLLAIARAYDIDLNIDEFQHISNETPLLCDLKPSGRYVMEELHDIGGTPTMMKLLLDADLIDGDQMTVTGKTIAENLADIKALPPYGTGEGQQDIVSPFNDPIKPTGHLQILRGNLAPEGSVGKITGKEGEVFKGAANVFDCEEDMLAALEQGKIEKGNVIIIRYEGPKGGPGMPEMLTPTSALAGAGLVQDVALITDGRFSGGSHGFLIGHVVPEAIEGGPIALVQTGDEVTIDSQKGEINMDVSVEELEKRRAAWTQPPYKANRGTLYKYIKNVKTASEGCVTDE encoded by the coding sequence ATGGCAAAACTGAATAAGTACAGCTCACAGATCACCCAGAGAAAATCCCAGGGTGGATCTCAGGCCATGCTCTATGCCACGGGACTCACGCGCGCCGACATGGACAAAGCACAGGTCGGCATCGCCTCGGTCTGGTACGAAGGCAACCCGTGCAACATGCACCTCAACGACCTCGCCGCCGAAGCCAAAAAAGGCGTCACCGAAGCCGGATGCGTTGGCATGCGCTTCAACACCATCGGCGTATCCGACGGCATATCCATGGGCACAGACGGCATGTCCTTCTCCCTTCAATCCCGCGACCTCATAGCCGACTCCATCGAAACCCTCATGGGCGCGCAGTGGTACGATGGCCTGATCGCACTGCCCGGCTGCGACAAAAACATGCCCGGCGTGGTCATGGCAATGGGCCGCCTCAACCGCCCTGCCCTGATGATCTACGGCGGCACCATAAAACCAGGTTGCGCCACCATTCGAGGTGAAGAACGCAAACTCGACATCATCTCCGCCTTTCAAAGCTACGGCGAATTTCTCACAGACTCGCTCAGCGATGCCGAACGTCAGGAAATCGTCGAACACGCCTGCCCCGGTGCCGGTGCTTGCGGCGGCATGTACACCGCCAATACCATGGCCAGCGCCATCGAATGCATGGGCCTCTCCCTGCCCTATTCCTCCTGCACACCCGCCGAAGACCCCGACAAACACGCCGAATGTATCCACGCCGGTCACGCTGTTCGCGCCCTGCTCGAAGCCGACCTCAAACCGCGCGACATCGTCACCAAACAATCCTTTCTCAACGCCATCCGCCTCGCCGTCGTCACGGGCGGATCCACCAATATCGTGCTCCATCTACTCGCCATTGCCAGAGCTTATGACATAGACCTCAACATCGACGAATTTCAACACATATCCAACGAAACGCCCCTCCTGTGTGACCTCAAACCCTCTGGGCGCTACGTCATGGAAGAGCTTCACGACATCGGCGGAACACCCACAATGATGAAACTCCTCCTCGACGCCGACCTCATCGACGGCGACCAGATGACAGTAACGGGCAAAACCATTGCCGAAAATCTCGCCGACATAAAAGCCCTTCCTCCTTATGGCACGGGTGAAGGACAGCAAGACATCGTAAGCCCCTTTAATGACCCCATCAAGCCAACGGGACATCTGCAAATTTTACGAGGGAATCTGGCACCGGAAGGTTCAGTCGGAAAAATCACGGGCAAAGAAGGCGAGGTATTCAAAGGCGCGGCCAATGTATTCGACTGCGAAGAAGACATGCTCGCCGCCCTCGAACAGGGCAAAATCGAAAAAGGCAATGTCATCATCATCCGCTACGAAGGACCCAAAGGCGGACCCGGCATGCCGGAAATGCTCACCCCCACATCTGCATTGGCTGGCGCAGGGCTGGTACAGGATGTCGCGCTGATTACCGATGGGCGTTTTTCGGGTGGATCGCACGGCTTTCTCATCGGACATGTCGTTCCCGAAGCCATCGAAGGCGGACCCATCGCCCTCGTCCAAACCGGCGACGAGGTCACCATCGACAGCCAAAAAGGCGAGATCAACATGGACGTCTCTGTCGAAGAACTCGAAAAACGCCGTGCAGCCTGGACCCAACCGCCGTACAAAGCCAACCGCGGCACCCTTTACAAATACATCAAAAACGTAAAAACGGCTTCGGAGGGATGCGTCACAGACGAGTAA
- a CDS encoding c-type cytochrome, translating to MHRSLLIALILTLSSLISLIVTASFAQIPDTYTNLKVLPKDIKKAQLMQYMKDFSKALGVRCHACHKGEEGQSLSTYDFASDENPRKDIARLMITMTQKINGEILKDFKEGQFTQITCQTCHRGQQVPDA from the coding sequence ATGCACCGTTCATTACTCATCGCACTCATTCTCACACTCAGTTCCCTCATCTCTCTGATCGTCACCGCATCTTTCGCCCAAATACCCGACACCTACACCAACTTAAAAGTCCTGCCCAAAGACATCAAAAAAGCACAACTCATGCAATACATGAAAGACTTTAGCAAAGCCCTGGGCGTGCGCTGTCACGCTTGCCACAAAGGGGAAGAAGGCCAATCCCTATCCACTTATGACTTTGCCTCAGACGAAAACCCCCGCAAAGACATCGCGCGCCTCATGATTACCATGACGCAAAAAATCAATGGCGAAATCCTCAAAGACTTCAAAGAAGGACAATTCACCCAAATCACCTGCCAGACCTGCCATCGGGGACAACAAGTACCGGACGCCTGA
- a CDS encoding phytanoyl-CoA dioxygenase family protein: MTVQSDWAVLTDEQRQFFEDNGYLLIEDALPPDVVAELNAATDEIYDREKADGRLEKAGKLNLRNCIVHHDAFLQLLDWPTTAPLAWQILNWNIQMITSHLIVLPSGPEPPEEEKRKGGYHRDGGSSSREMTEPHPRILLKIAYAISDQTDPASGATQLVPGSNRLFGRPAIDPATGHPRGAINMNVKAGSAFIFEQRTYHGIGRNWSGFPRKTVFMGYAYRWVKPMDYINMPDELVVRANPVQKQLLGVVSDPLSFYIPQAQDVPLKELVENGV; this comes from the coding sequence ATGACCGTTCAATCCGATTGGGCTGTTCTCACAGATGAACAGCGGCAGTTTTTTGAGGATAATGGGTATCTCTTGATCGAAGACGCGCTGCCGCCCGATGTTGTCGCCGAACTCAATGCGGCGACTGATGAAATTTACGACCGGGAAAAGGCGGATGGTCGCCTGGAGAAAGCGGGCAAGCTCAACTTGCGGAACTGCATTGTGCATCACGATGCTTTTCTTCAGTTGCTCGATTGGCCGACCACGGCGCCTCTGGCGTGGCAGATTCTCAACTGGAATATCCAGATGATTACCTCGCACCTCATTGTTTTGCCGTCTGGTCCAGAGCCTCCGGAAGAGGAAAAGCGCAAGGGTGGGTATCACCGCGATGGCGGTTCGTCTTCCAGGGAGATGACCGAACCCCATCCGCGCATTCTGCTCAAAATTGCCTACGCCATCAGCGATCAGACAGATCCCGCCTCGGGGGCGACGCAACTCGTGCCCGGGAGCAATCGGCTATTTGGTAGGCCTGCGATTGATCCGGCAACGGGTCATCCGAGAGGGGCGATCAATATGAATGTCAAGGCGGGTTCGGCATTTATTTTTGAACAGCGCACGTATCACGGTATTGGCAGAAATTGGTCGGGTTTTCCGCGCAAGACCGTTTTTATGGGCTATGCGTATCGCTGGGTCAAGCCTATGGATTACATCAATATGCCCGATGAACTCGTTGTTCGCGCAAATCCCGTTCAAAAACAACTCTTAGGTGTGGTCTCCGATCCGCTCAGTTTTTATATTCCGCAAGCGCAAGATGTGCCTCTCAAAGAGCTTGTGGAAAATGGTGTTTGA
- the aceE gene encoding pyruvate dehydrogenase (acetyl-transferring), homodimeric type — translation MADSVAPGTFRDTDPIETEEWIESLAYVLQNGGPDRVRYLLDRLEQEAQKSLGVDIPFASHTPYINTISRDKQLPYPGDREIERRIKSLVRWNAMAMVTRANKEADGIGGHISTFASAATLYEVGQNHFFKAPDGDFSGDQVFFQGHASPGMYARAFLEGRLSTEHLENFRRELRNPGGLSSYPHPYLMPDFWQFPTVSMGLGPLVGIFQARFNRYLEDRGLKSTRDSKVWVFVGDGETDEPETLGAISLATREQLDNLIFVINCNLQRLDGPVRGNSKIIQELEQVFRGAGWNVIKIIWGDDWDALLEKDTQGLLQQRMEEVVDGQYQKYTVESGEYIRRDFFGTHPDLLKMVDHLSDEQLQKLRRGGHDPEKVYAAFKAAVEHKGAPTVILAKTIKGYGLGEAGEGRNMTHQQKKLEEDEMREFKRRFDIPISDSEVGKAPFYRPPDDSPEMQYLQQRRRELGGYLPARSVRAEPIQAPSREVFDEAFKGTGDRQASTTMAFARLFAKLARDKDIGKLLVPIIPDEARTFGMDSLFRQLGIYSHMGQIYEPVDAGNISYYREAQDGQILEEGINEAGAMSSFICAGTAYATHGVNTIPFYIYYSMFGFQRVGDLMWLAGDIRCKGFLLGGTAGRTTLNGEGLQHEDGHSHILASSVPNCIAYDPAYAYEIAIIIQDGIRRMYQEQEDVYYYMTLGNENYEHPPMPKGVEEGIVKGIYPLKKHRMQQGQHKVQLFGSASILRETLRAQEILAAEYNISADVWSVTSYKELRRDALETERWNMLHPTRRQKKPYIVKVLEKTDGPIVAASDYMKALPEMIRPWVPEDLMVLGTDGFGRSDTRQALRRHFEVDAECIAVAALHVLAKQGKIKREQVATAIDELGIDPEKIDPVSAGPVTTYY, via the coding sequence ATGGCCGATTCTGTCGCACCAGGTACATTTCGCGATACCGATCCCATCGAAACCGAAGAATGGATCGAATCTCTGGCTTATGTTCTGCAAAACGGCGGTCCCGACCGCGTGCGCTATTTGCTCGACCGCCTCGAACAAGAAGCCCAAAAAAGTTTGGGCGTTGACATACCCTTTGCATCTCATACGCCTTATATCAACACCATCTCACGCGACAAACAACTGCCCTATCCGGGCGACCGCGAAATCGAGCGCCGCATCAAAAGTCTCGTGCGCTGGAATGCCATGGCCATGGTCACCCGTGCCAACAAAGAAGCCGATGGCATTGGCGGTCACATCTCCACCTTTGCATCGGCTGCCACGCTATACGAAGTGGGCCAAAATCACTTCTTCAAAGCGCCCGATGGCGATTTCTCCGGAGATCAGGTCTTCTTCCAGGGCCATGCCTCGCCCGGCATGTATGCCCGCGCCTTCCTCGAAGGTCGTCTGAGCACCGAACACCTCGAAAACTTCCGCCGCGAACTCCGCAATCCCGGCGGCCTGTCTTCCTATCCACACCCCTATCTCATGCCCGACTTCTGGCAATTTCCCACCGTCTCAATGGGACTTGGCCCCCTCGTGGGCATCTTCCAGGCCCGCTTCAACCGCTACCTCGAAGACCGCGGCCTCAAATCGACCCGCGATTCCAAAGTCTGGGTCTTCGTCGGCGACGGCGAAACAGACGAACCCGAAACCCTCGGCGCCATCAGCCTGGCAACCCGCGAACAACTCGACAACCTCATCTTTGTAATCAACTGCAACCTGCAACGCCTCGACGGTCCCGTGCGCGGCAATAGCAAAATCATCCAGGAACTCGAACAGGTCTTTCGCGGCGCTGGCTGGAATGTCATCAAAATTATATGGGGAGACGATTGGGACGCACTTCTGGAAAAAGACACCCAGGGTCTGCTTCAGCAGCGCATGGAAGAAGTCGTCGATGGTCAATACCAGAAATACACCGTCGAATCCGGCGAATACATCCGCCGCGACTTTTTTGGTACCCATCCCGACCTGCTCAAAATGGTCGATCACCTCTCGGACGAACAACTCCAAAAATTGCGTCGCGGCGGTCACGATCCCGAAAAAGTGTACGCCGCCTTCAAAGCCGCCGTGGAACACAAGGGTGCACCAACTGTTATCCTGGCCAAAACCATCAAAGGCTACGGCCTGGGCGAAGCTGGCGAAGGCCGCAACATGACCCACCAGCAAAAAAAGCTCGAAGAAGACGAGATGCGAGAATTCAAACGCCGATTTGACATCCCCATCTCCGACAGCGAAGTGGGCAAAGCACCCTTTTATCGCCCCCCCGACGACAGCCCTGAAATGCAGTACTTACAACAACGCCGCCGCGAACTCGGCGGATATTTACCCGCCCGAAGTGTACGTGCCGAACCTATTCAAGCACCCTCGCGCGAGGTATTCGACGAAGCTTTCAAAGGTACAGGCGATCGCCAGGCCTCTACGACCATGGCCTTTGCGCGCCTGTTTGCCAAACTCGCCCGCGACAAAGACATCGGCAAACTGCTCGTCCCCATCATCCCCGACGAAGCCCGCACCTTTGGTATGGATTCCCTGTTTCGGCAACTCGGCATCTACTCGCACATGGGGCAGATATACGAACCCGTTGACGCGGGCAACATCAGCTACTACCGAGAAGCCCAGGACGGCCAAATTCTCGAAGAAGGCATCAACGAAGCCGGTGCCATGTCCTCATTCATCTGCGCTGGCACAGCTTATGCCACACACGGCGTCAACACCATCCCATTCTACATCTACTATTCCATGTTCGGCTTTCAACGCGTGGGCGATCTCATGTGGCTGGCCGGCGATATCCGCTGCAAGGGCTTTCTCTTAGGCGGAACAGCCGGGCGCACCACGCTCAACGGCGAAGGTCTCCAGCACGAAGATGGGCACAGCCACATTCTCGCCTCATCCGTTCCCAACTGTATTGCCTACGATCCAGCCTATGCCTACGAAATTGCCATCATCATCCAGGACGGCATCCGACGCATGTACCAGGAACAGGAAGATGTTTATTACTACATGACCCTGGGCAATGAAAACTACGAACACCCCCCCATGCCCAAAGGCGTTGAAGAAGGCATTGTCAAAGGCATTTATCCGCTCAAAAAGCACAGAATGCAACAGGGCCAGCACAAAGTTCAGCTCTTTGGCAGTGCATCCATCCTCCGCGAAACCCTGCGCGCGCAAGAAATTCTCGCAGCCGAATACAATATTTCTGCCGACGTGTGGAGCGTCACCTCATACAAAGAATTGCGGCGAGACGCGCTCGAGACAGAGCGGTGGAACATGCTACACCCAACACGACGCCAAAAAAAGCCGTATATCGTCAAAGTACTCGAAAAAACCGATGGCCCGATCGTCGCCGCATCCGATTACATGAAAGCCCTGCCCGAAATGATCCGCCCCTGGGTGCCCGAAGACCTGATGGTCCTCGGCACAGATGGATTTGGGCGCAGCGACACACGCCAGGCTCTGCGTCGGCATTTTGAAGTTGACGCCGAATGCATCGCTGTGGCCGCGCTTCACGTCCTGGCAAAACAGGGCAAAATCAAACGCGAACAGGTCGCCACAGCCATCGACGAACTCGGAATAGACCCCGAGAAAATCGATCCGGTATCGGCAGGCCCGGTCACGACGTACTATTAA
- a CDS encoding mismatch-specific DNA-glycosylase, with translation MADYVLRDYLRVGLNLVFVGFNPSLRSAEIGHYYAGRGNQFWPFLYEAGLTDRLLEPREDATILDYNIGLTDIVKGRATRGIGDLTDGDYVSGFELLREKMRRYRPRVICFNGKSGYAKVMGGKRDYGLQDEMLEGAKLFLAPSTSGALPMPRVEKLRYYRELKSFVDNL, from the coding sequence ATGGCTGATTATGTGTTGCGGGATTATTTGCGCGTGGGGCTGAATCTGGTGTTTGTGGGGTTTAATCCGAGCTTAAGGTCCGCAGAAATTGGTCATTATTACGCGGGGCGCGGCAATCAGTTCTGGCCGTTTTTGTACGAGGCTGGGCTGACGGATCGATTGTTGGAGCCGCGAGAAGATGCGACTATTTTGGATTATAATATCGGGCTGACAGATATTGTGAAGGGGCGCGCGACGCGGGGAATTGGAGATTTGACGGATGGCGATTATGTGTCGGGTTTTGAATTGTTGCGAGAAAAGATGCGGAGGTATCGACCCCGGGTGATTTGTTTTAATGGGAAGAGCGGATATGCCAAAGTGATGGGCGGGAAGCGCGATTACGGTTTGCAAGATGAGATGCTGGAAGGCGCGAAGCTGTTTCTCGCACCGTCAACGAGTGGTGCGCTGCCTATGCCGAGGGTTGAGAAATTGCGGTATTATCGAGAGTTGAAGTCTTTTGTTGATAACTTGTGA
- a CDS encoding sulfatase — MKRPNILFVMTDDHTPREMSSYGNPILHTPNLDRIGNEGTRFNNCFSTNALCAPARGTVLTGCFSHVHGIRGNSERADAIEFLDPNVPTFPELLRDAGYKTALFGKYHIRQDPRGFDTWCIHPGQGVYFDPTYIDNGKEVQKEGYATDITTDMALEFLRGLDGGQPFCLVYQFKAPHRPFTPAPRHAHLFDDVEIPQPETYGDDFATRKIAALAEDMKFDISLAPDYDDIPEGLSEGEKKDWIYQRFMKDRYRTIYGVDENLGRVLDYLDEMGWADDTLVIYTSDHGYFLGDYGWYDKRFMYEPSIRIPLVVRYPNGGISGNVTDALVMNVDFAPTILDFAGVDIPEGVQGESLRPLLQGTEPDDWRRSVYYAYFEDSWVLHGKGAEAMSEPSFQYFTPHRIGPHRGVRTDRYKLIEYYAEGDYWELFDLQEDPNELLNVYDDAAYADLVGELKTELRRLQAQYGDLSV; from the coding sequence ATGAAGCGACCGAATATTTTGTTTGTGATGACCGATGACCACACGCCGCGCGAGATGAGCAGTTATGGCAATCCGATTTTGCATACGCCCAATCTGGATCGCATTGGGAATGAGGGTACGCGGTTTAACAATTGTTTTTCTACTAACGCATTGTGCGCGCCTGCGCGGGGCACGGTGCTGACGGGATGTTTTTCACATGTCCACGGTATTCGGGGAAATTCTGAGAGGGCCGATGCGATTGAGTTTCTGGATCCGAATGTGCCGACGTTTCCCGAGTTGCTTCGCGATGCGGGATACAAGACCGCGTTGTTTGGCAAGTATCATATCCGGCAGGATCCGCGGGGTTTTGATACGTGGTGTATTCATCCCGGGCAGGGCGTGTATTTTGATCCGACGTATATCGATAATGGGAAGGAGGTGCAGAAGGAGGGGTATGCTACGGATATAACGACGGATATGGCGCTTGAATTTTTGAGGGGGCTGGATGGAGGACAGCCTTTCTGTCTGGTGTATCAGTTTAAGGCGCCGCATCGTCCGTTTACGCCAGCACCCCGACACGCGCATCTTTTTGATGATGTTGAGATTCCCCAGCCAGAGACTTATGGCGATGATTTTGCTACGCGGAAGATTGCGGCTCTGGCAGAAGATATGAAGTTTGATATTAGTCTGGCGCCCGATTACGACGATATACCCGAGGGTTTGAGTGAAGGGGAAAAGAAGGATTGGATTTACCAGCGTTTTATGAAGGATCGGTATCGCACGATTTACGGTGTGGATGAAAATCTGGGGCGGGTGCTGGATTATCTGGATGAGATGGGTTGGGCTGACGATACGCTGGTGATTTACACGTCGGATCACGGGTATTTTTTGGGCGATTACGGGTGGTACGACAAGCGGTTTATGTACGAGCCGTCGATTCGCATTCCGCTGGTGGTGCGTTATCCAAATGGAGGTATAAGCGGGAATGTGACCGATGCGCTGGTGATGAATGTGGATTTTGCGCCGACGATTCTGGATTTTGCGGGTGTCGATATTCCCGAAGGTGTGCAGGGCGAGAGTTTGCGTCCGTTGCTCCAGGGGACAGAACCCGATGATTGGCGCAGGTCTGTTTATTACGCCTATTTTGAAGATTCGTGGGTGCTGCACGGCAAGGGGGCAGAGGCGATGTCAGAGCCGTCATTCCAGTATTTTACACCACACCGCATTGGCCCGCATCGCGGCGTGCGTACGGACCGCTACAAGTTGATTGAATATTATGCCGAGGGCGATTACTGGGAGTTGTTCGATTTGCAAGAGGATCCCAATGAATTGCTAAATGTGTACGATGACGCCGCGTATGCAGATCTGGTGGGGGAGTTGAAGACCGAGTTGAGGAGGTTGCAGGCGCAGTATGGGGATTTGAGTGTGTGA
- a CDS encoding 2-oxo acid dehydrogenase subunit E2: MATEFKLPDLGEGVEAGDVVSVLVAEGDTIEVDQSVVELETDKALVEVPSSIAGTITKIHISAGDRVPVGSLLISVEEGEQQAVPEPEVEAPVPAPEEEPEPTARAPEPTPSAPRPPAPTSNGDPIPAAPSTRRLARELGVDLTQVAGSGPGGRISQDDIKAAVRDRQTGSSVSVAPSELPDFSRWGNIERQPLSKVRQIIAKNMSQAWQQVAHVTQFDRADVTDLEAFRQRNKEKTEALGAKLTPTVLALKAIITALKTFPQFNASLDAGTNEIILKHYYNLGIAVDTERGLLVPVIKDVDRKDILELALELGDISNRARTGKIGLDELQGGTFTVTNLGSLGVGEFTPIVNHPEVAILGFGRAREEATVREGRIEPRLIMPLALSYDHRVIDGADGARFMRKIVDALENPELMLMGG, from the coding sequence GTGGCAACCGAATTTAAACTTCCCGATCTCGGCGAAGGTGTAGAAGCCGGCGATGTTGTCAGCGTACTCGTTGCCGAAGGCGACACCATTGAAGTCGATCAGAGCGTAGTCGAGCTCGAAACCGACAAAGCCCTCGTTGAAGTACCCAGCAGTATTGCTGGCACCATCACAAAAATACACATCAGTGCTGGAGACCGCGTGCCCGTAGGCAGCTTATTGATCTCCGTTGAAGAAGGTGAACAACAAGCAGTCCCCGAGCCAGAAGTCGAAGCACCAGTTCCTGCACCAGAAGAAGAACCCGAACCCACCGCCAGAGCACCCGAACCAACACCTTCCGCACCCAGGCCACCTGCACCCACATCAAACGGCGACCCCATTCCCGCAGCCCCATCCACGCGGCGGCTCGCGCGAGAGCTCGGCGTAGATCTCACCCAGGTCGCTGGCTCAGGTCCCGGTGGACGCATATCACAAGACGATATCAAAGCCGCTGTGCGCGACCGGCAAACGGGAAGTTCTGTGTCTGTTGCGCCCTCCGAATTGCCCGACTTCTCGAGATGGGGCAACATCGAACGCCAACCCCTCAGCAAAGTTCGGCAGATTATCGCAAAAAATATGAGCCAGGCCTGGCAACAGGTGGCTCATGTCACACAATTTGATCGCGCAGACGTCACGGACCTCGAAGCATTTCGGCAGCGCAACAAAGAAAAAACCGAAGCACTGGGGGCCAAACTGACGCCAACTGTCCTCGCGCTAAAAGCAATCATCACCGCGCTAAAGACCTTTCCGCAATTCAACGCCAGCCTCGATGCGGGGACCAATGAAATTATACTCAAACACTACTATAACCTCGGCATCGCCGTTGACACCGAACGCGGCTTGCTCGTTCCCGTCATCAAAGACGTCGATCGCAAAGACATCCTGGAACTGGCTCTCGAACTCGGCGACATCAGCAACCGCGCGCGCACCGGCAAAATTGGCCTCGACGAATTGCAAGGCGGCACATTCACCGTCACCAACCTCGGCAGCCTGGGCGTGGGCGAATTTACCCCCATCGTCAATCACCCCGAAGTTGCAATATTGGGATTTGGACGCGCAAGAGAAGAAGCCACCGTGCGCGAAGGCCGCATTGAACCCCGCCTCATCATGCCTTTGGCGCTATCTTATGATCACCGCGTTATTGACGGCGCCGATGGTGCGCGATTCATGCGAAAAATCGTCGATGCGCTCGAAAACCCGGAACTCATGCTCATGGGCGGATAA
- a CDS encoding uridine kinase, with the protein MNEKNDVRLIVIGVSGGSAAGKTTFTDILSDRLTDFGPVVLNQDSYFRDWSALPEDEREIQRTANHPRAVLWEPLIAHVRCLREGQAIEMPPPGTRAFRRGDDPQKVVPERLIIVEGHLIFSQEALRSLLDIKLFLDVDTHERVLRRMLRNTSSGMSLEDAVAWYRRDVVPNYRVYTEPTRAYADLIVPFEGDVQVAVDVVANGIRRMIQHR; encoded by the coding sequence CCGCGGGCAAGACGACTTTTACGGATATACTATCTGATAGGCTCACTGATTTTGGCCCTGTCGTGCTCAATCAGGATAGCTATTTTCGCGACTGGTCAGCGCTGCCAGAAGACGAGCGCGAGATTCAGCGGACGGCAAACCATCCGCGGGCTGTGCTGTGGGAGCCTTTGATCGCGCATGTCAGATGTTTGCGCGAGGGACAGGCGATTGAAATGCCACCGCCCGGTACACGCGCTTTTCGGCGGGGCGATGATCCTCAAAAGGTCGTGCCTGAGAGACTAATTATTGTGGAGGGGCACTTGATTTTTTCGCAGGAGGCGCTGAGGTCTTTGCTGGATATCAAGCTGTTTTTGGATGTGGATACACACGAGCGGGTGCTCAGGCGTATGTTGCGGAATACGTCGAGTGGGATGTCGCTGGAAGATGCGGTGGCATGGTATCGCCGGGATGTCGTGCCCAATTATCGCGTCTATACGGAGCCGACAAGGGCGTACGCGGATTTGATTGTGCCTTTTGAAGGGGATGTGCAAGTAGCTGTCGATGTTGTGGCAAATGGCATACGCAGGATGATTCAACATAGATAG